The Streptomyces achromogenes genome window below encodes:
- the folP gene encoding dihydropteroate synthase: MSKQSGRGHVVGLPQWDRCAVMGVVNVTPDSFSDGGRWFDTTAAVKHGLHLVAEGADLVDVGGESTRPGATRVDEAEELRRVVPVVRGLASEGVVVSVDTMRASVAARALEAGAALVNDVSGGLADPAMIPAVADAGAPFVVMHWRGFLEGCNVRGVYADVVAEVVDELHARVDAVLAGGVSPDRVVVDPGLGFSKEADHDLTLLAHLDRLHGLGHPLLVAASRKRFLGRVLAGPEGAPPPARERDAATAAVSALAAQAGAWAVRVHEVRATADAVQVARAVEGAREERRTPGASAPDPARAATDASGGPGVPDPAGLAGPHRPTRAEGAR; encoded by the coding sequence ATGAGCAAGCAGAGCGGACGCGGGCACGTCGTCGGACTTCCCCAATGGGACCGCTGCGCGGTCATGGGAGTCGTCAACGTGACCCCCGACTCCTTCTCCGACGGCGGCCGGTGGTTCGACACCACCGCCGCCGTCAAGCACGGCCTCCATCTCGTCGCCGAAGGCGCGGACCTCGTCGACGTCGGCGGCGAGTCCACCCGGCCGGGCGCCACCCGCGTCGACGAGGCCGAGGAGCTCCGCCGGGTCGTCCCCGTCGTCCGCGGACTCGCCTCCGAAGGCGTCGTCGTCTCCGTCGACACCATGCGCGCCTCCGTCGCCGCCCGGGCCCTCGAGGCCGGCGCCGCCCTCGTCAACGACGTCAGCGGCGGCCTCGCCGATCCGGCGATGATTCCGGCCGTGGCGGACGCCGGCGCCCCCTTCGTGGTCATGCACTGGCGCGGTTTCCTCGAGGGCTGCAACGTCCGGGGCGTCTACGCCGACGTCGTCGCCGAAGTGGTCGACGAGCTCCACGCGCGCGTGGACGCCGTCCTCGCCGGCGGCGTCTCCCCCGACCGCGTCGTCGTCGACCCCGGACTCGGCTTCTCCAAGGAGGCCGACCACGACCTCACCCTGCTCGCCCACCTCGACCGGCTGCACGGCCTCGGACACCCGCTGCTCGTCGCCGCCTCCCGCAAGCGGTTCCTCGGCCGTGTCCTGGCCGGGCCGGAAGGCGCCCCGCCCCCCGCGCGGGAACGCGACGCCGCCACCGCCGCCGTGTCCGCCCTCGCGGCACAGGCCGGCGCCTGGGCCGTCCGCGTGCACGAGGTCCGCGCGACGGCCGACGCGGTGCAGGTCGCGCGCGCCGTGGAAGGGGCGCGCGAGGAAAGACGCACGCCGGGCGCGAGCGCACCCGACCCGGCGCGGGCGGCGACGGACGCATCCGGCGGACCCGGCGTACCCGACCCCGCCGGCCTGGCCGGCCCACACCGCCCGACCCGCGCGGAAGGAGCCCGGTGA
- the ftsH gene encoding ATP-dependent zinc metalloprotease FtsH — protein sequence MDVKRYFRGPVMWIVLAVLAVVVLMQVVGSSGGYKTVDTGQVIAAINDNKVESAKLTTGDEQTIKATLKDGVKIKGSSKIQASYIGDQGVTIANTLQTKYQDKQIPDGYTVSPTKQNAFVGILLSLLPFVLIVVVFLFLMNQMQGGGSRVMNFGKSKAKLITKDTPKTTFADVAGSDEAVEELHEIKEFLQEPAKFQAVGAKIPKGVLLYGPPGTGKTLLARAVAGEAGVPFYSISGSDFVEMFVGVGASRVRDLFEQAKANAPAIVFVDEIDAVGRHRGAGLGGGHDEREQTLNQLLVEMDGFDVKGGVILIAATNRPDILDPALLRPGRFDRQIAVDRPDMQGRLEILKVHQKGKPVAPDVDLSAVARRTPGFTGADLSNVLNEAALLTARSDKKLIDNHMLDEAIDRVVAGPQKRTRIMSDKEKKITAYHEGGHALVAAASPNSDPVHKITILSRGRALGYTMVLPEEDKYSTTRNEMLDQLAYMLGGRAAEELVFHDPTTGAANDIEKATTTARAMVTQYGMTERLGAIKFGGDNTEPFLGREMAHQRDYSEEVAALVDEEVKKLIENAHNEAWEILVENRDVLDNLVLQLLEKETLGKEEIAEVFSSIVKRPARPAWTGSSRRTPSTRPPVLSPKELALTNGANGATPAISTAKSTAVDAGPVAEPSPEERPES from the coding sequence ATGGACGTGAAGCGATACTTCCGTGGGCCGGTCATGTGGATCGTGCTGGCCGTCCTTGCCGTGGTCGTGTTGATGCAGGTCGTCGGCTCGTCCGGCGGCTACAAGACGGTGGACACCGGCCAGGTCATTGCAGCGATCAACGACAACAAGGTCGAGTCGGCCAAACTCACCACCGGTGACGAGCAGACCATCAAGGCCACGCTCAAAGACGGCGTGAAGATCAAGGGCAGCTCGAAGATCCAGGCGAGCTACATCGGCGATCAGGGCGTGACGATCGCCAACACGCTGCAGACCAAGTACCAGGACAAGCAGATCCCCGACGGCTACACCGTCTCGCCGACGAAGCAGAACGCCTTCGTCGGGATCCTGCTGTCCCTGCTCCCCTTCGTCCTCATCGTGGTCGTCTTCCTGTTCCTGATGAACCAGATGCAGGGCGGCGGCTCCCGGGTCATGAACTTCGGGAAGTCCAAGGCCAAGCTCATCACCAAGGACACCCCGAAGACGACGTTCGCCGACGTCGCCGGCTCGGACGAGGCCGTCGAGGAACTCCACGAGATCAAGGAGTTCCTCCAGGAACCGGCCAAGTTCCAGGCCGTCGGCGCCAAGATCCCCAAGGGCGTGCTCCTGTACGGCCCGCCCGGCACCGGCAAGACGCTCCTCGCGCGCGCCGTCGCCGGCGAGGCGGGCGTCCCCTTCTACTCGATCTCCGGTTCCGACTTCGTCGAGATGTTCGTCGGCGTCGGCGCCTCCCGGGTCCGCGATCTCTTCGAGCAGGCCAAGGCGAACGCCCCGGCGATCGTCTTCGTCGACGAGATCGACGCGGTCGGCCGCCACCGCGGCGCCGGCCTCGGCGGCGGACACGACGAGCGCGAACAGACCCTGAACCAGCTCCTCGTCGAGATGGACGGCTTCGACGTGAAGGGCGGCGTCATCCTCATCGCCGCCACGAACCGCCCCGACATCCTCGACCCGGCGCTGCTGCGCCCCGGCCGTTTCGACCGCCAGATCGCGGTCGACCGACCGGACATGCAGGGCCGTCTGGAGATCCTCAAGGTCCACCAGAAGGGCAAGCCGGTCGCGCCCGACGTCGACCTGTCCGCCGTCGCCCGCCGCACCCCCGGCTTCACCGGTGCCGATCTCTCCAACGTGCTGAACGAGGCCGCGCTGCTGACGGCCCGCTCGGACAAGAAGCTGATCGACAACCACATGCTGGACGAGGCGATCGACCGTGTGGTCGCGGGCCCGCAGAAGCGGACCCGGATCATGTCGGACAAGGAGAAGAAGATCACCGCGTACCACGAGGGCGGTCACGCCCTGGTCGCGGCGGCTTCTCCGAACTCCGACCCGGTGCACAAGATCACGATTCTCTCGCGAGGCCGTGCCCTGGGCTACACGATGGTTCTGCCGGAGGAGGACAAGTACTCCACCACGCGCAACGAGATGCTGGACCAGCTGGCCTACATGCTGGGCGGCCGCGCGGCCGAGGAGCTCGTCTTCCACGACCCGACCACGGGCGCGGCGAACGACATCGAGAAGGCCACCACCACGGCCCGCGCGATGGTCACCCAGTACGGCATGACCGAGCGTCTGGGAGCGATCAAGTTCGGCGGCGACAACACCGAGCCTTTCCTCGGCCGTGAGATGGCTCACCAACGCGACTACTCGGAAGAGGTCGCTGCGCTGGTGGACGAGGAAGTCAAGAAGCTCATCGAGAACGCGCACAACGAGGCCTGGGAGATCCTGGTCGAGAACCGCGACGTCCTCGACAACCTGGTGCTGCAGCTGCTGGAGAAGGAGACGCTGGGCAAGGAGGAGATCGCCGAGGTCTTCTCGTCCATCGTCAAGCGCCCGGCGCGGCCCGCCTGGACCGGTTCCTCGCGCCGCACGCCGTCCACCCGTCCGCCGGTGCTCTCCCCCAAGGAGCTCGCACTGACGAACGGCGCCAACGGCGCCACCCCGGCGATCTCGACCGCGAAGTCCACCGCGGTCGACGCCGGCCCGGTGGCCGAGCCCAGCCCGGAGGAGCGCCCCGAGAGCTGA
- a CDS encoding nuclear transport factor 2 family protein, whose protein sequence is MSAPHTDVEQVEAANTAFYEALEQGDFEGVSSFWLAPSDLGVDETYHDPADAGVVSCVHPGWPVLTGRGEVLRSYALIMANTDYIQFFLTDVHVSVTGDTALVNCTENILSGGPAPEAGEELGPLVGQLVVATNVFRRTPNGWKLWSHHASPVLAENDENEDDEEEDTPS, encoded by the coding sequence GTGAGCGCCCCGCACACGGACGTCGAGCAGGTCGAAGCCGCCAACACCGCCTTCTACGAGGCACTGGAGCAGGGGGACTTCGAGGGGGTCTCCTCCTTCTGGCTGGCCCCGTCCGACCTGGGCGTGGACGAGACCTACCACGACCCGGCGGACGCCGGCGTGGTCTCGTGCGTACACCCCGGCTGGCCCGTGCTCACCGGCCGCGGCGAGGTCCTGCGCTCGTACGCGCTGATCATGGCGAACACCGACTACATCCAGTTCTTCCTCACCGACGTGCACGTCTCGGTCACCGGCGACACCGCACTGGTGAACTGCACCGAGAACATCCTCAGCGGCGGTCCCGCGCCGGAGGCCGGCGAGGAGCTCGGACCGCTCGTCGGCCAGCTCGTGGTCGCCACCAACGTGTTCCGCCGGACGCCGAACGGCTGGAAGCTCTGGTCGCACCACGCCTCCCCGGTCCTGGCGGAGAACGACGAGAACGAGGACGACGAGGAGGAGGACACCCCCTCCTGA
- the folE gene encoding GTP cyclohydrolase I FolE, with translation MTDPVTLDGEGSIGEFDEKRAENAVRELLIAVGEDPDREGLQETPARVARAYRELLAGLQQTPEEVLTTTFDLGHDEMVLVKDIEIVSLCEHHMLPFHGVAHVGYIPAESGKITGLSKLARLVEVFARRLQVQERLTTQVADSLMRILEARGVIVVIEAEHMCMSVRGIRKPGAKTTTSAVRGQLRDATTRAEAMSLILAR, from the coding sequence ATGACCGACCCCGTGACGCTGGACGGCGAGGGCTCGATCGGCGAGTTCGACGAGAAGCGCGCCGAGAACGCCGTACGGGAGCTCCTGATCGCGGTCGGCGAGGACCCGGACCGCGAGGGCCTCCAGGAGACGCCGGCGCGGGTGGCGCGGGCGTACCGGGAGTTGCTGGCGGGTCTCCAGCAGACGCCCGAGGAAGTGCTCACGACGACGTTCGACCTCGGCCACGACGAGATGGTGCTCGTCAAGGACATCGAGATCGTCTCGCTCTGTGAACATCACATGCTGCCGTTCCACGGTGTCGCGCATGTGGGGTACATCCCGGCGGAGTCCGGCAAGATCACGGGCCTGTCGAAGCTGGCGCGGCTGGTCGAGGTGTTCGCACGCCGCCTTCAGGTCCAGGAGCGTCTGACCACGCAGGTGGCGGACTCGCTCATGCGGATCCTCGAGGCCCGTGGCGTGATCGTCGTCATCGAGGCCGAGCACATGTGCATGTCCGTGCGCGGGATCCGCAAGCCGGGCGCCAAGACCACCACGTCCGCGGTGCGGGGGCAGCTCAGGGACGCGACGACCCGCGCGGAGGCGATGAGCCTGATACTGGCGCGCTGA
- the folK gene encoding 2-amino-4-hydroxy-6-hydroxymethyldihydropteridine diphosphokinase, which produces MTAFFTGGQSDPTVQPVPASVVERVDAADTTLHNPKRAVLSLGSNLGNRLETLQGAIDALEDTPGVRVKAVSPVYETAPWGVEPGSQPAYFNAVVLLKTTLPPSSLLERAHAVEEAFHRVRDERWGARTLDVDIVAYADVVDDDPHLTLPHPRAHERAFVLAPWHDVEPEAQLPGLGRVADLLDAVTREGVAARKDLELHLPE; this is translated from the coding sequence ATGACCGCGTTCTTCACCGGGGGTCAGAGCGACCCGACCGTCCAGCCGGTGCCCGCCTCCGTCGTCGAGAGGGTCGACGCCGCCGACACCACCCTGCACAACCCGAAACGCGCCGTGCTCTCCCTCGGCTCCAACCTGGGCAACCGCCTGGAGACGCTGCAGGGCGCCATCGACGCCCTCGAGGACACCCCGGGCGTCCGCGTCAAGGCCGTCTCCCCCGTGTACGAGACGGCGCCCTGGGGCGTCGAGCCCGGCAGCCAGCCGGCGTACTTCAACGCGGTGGTCCTGCTGAAGACGACCCTGCCGCCGTCCTCCCTCCTGGAGCGGGCGCACGCCGTCGAGGAAGCCTTCCACCGGGTCCGGGACGAACGCTGGGGCGCACGCACGCTGGACGTCGACATCGTCGCCTACGCCGACGTCGTGGACGACGACCCGCACCTCACCCTCCCTCACCCCCGCGCCCACGAGCGGGCGTTCGTGCTCGCCCCCTGGCACGACGTGGAGCCCGAGGCCCAACTCCCCGGCCTCGGCAGGGTCGCCGACCTGCTCGACGCGGTCACCCGCGAAGGCGTCGCCGCCCGCAAGGACCTGGAACTCCACCTGCCCGAGTAG
- the tilS gene encoding tRNA lysidine(34) synthetase TilS, translating into MGPHPAVAAIRLAVRRVLHDVLNDHPAPEASPHEPPPSPLVLVACSGGADSMALASALAFEAPRLGIRAGGVTVDHGLQPGSDLRAAEVTLRLRELGLDPVESTAVTVGREGGPEAAARDARYSALDAAAERQGAAAVLLGHTRDDQAETVLLGLARGSGIRSLSGMAAVSGGPGAARRYRRPFLQLDRQTARKACMVQSLPVWDDPHNADPAYTRSRLRHEGLPALEKALGKGVVEALARTAQLSRDDADALDAWAGQAESSVRDAAGLLECAKLYALPPAVRRRILRRAAIEAGAPAGSLFARHIEEVDRLITGWRGQGVINLPGKVVAQRQGGRLVIRQG; encoded by the coding sequence ATGGGTCCCCATCCTGCGGTCGCGGCGATACGCCTGGCGGTCCGCCGCGTACTCCACGACGTCCTCAACGACCACCCCGCCCCCGAAGCGAGCCCGCACGAACCGCCCCCGTCGCCGCTCGTGCTCGTGGCGTGCTCAGGCGGCGCCGACTCCATGGCCCTCGCCTCCGCCCTCGCCTTCGAAGCCCCCCGGCTCGGCATCCGGGCCGGCGGCGTCACCGTCGACCACGGCCTGCAGCCCGGCTCCGACCTGCGCGCCGCGGAAGTCACCCTGCGCCTGCGCGAACTCGGCCTCGACCCCGTCGAGTCCACCGCCGTGACCGTCGGCCGCGAAGGCGGCCCCGAGGCAGCCGCCCGCGACGCCCGCTACAGCGCCCTCGACGCGGCCGCCGAGCGTCAGGGAGCCGCCGCGGTCCTGCTCGGCCACACCCGCGACGACCAGGCCGAGACGGTCCTGCTCGGCCTCGCCCGTGGCTCCGGCATCCGCTCCCTGTCCGGCATGGCCGCCGTCTCCGGCGGGCCGGGGGCCGCCCGCCGCTACCGCCGCCCCTTCCTCCAGCTCGACCGGCAGACCGCCCGCAAGGCCTGCATGGTCCAGTCCCTGCCCGTCTGGGACGACCCGCACAACGCCGACCCGGCCTACACCCGCTCCCGGCTCCGCCACGAGGGCCTGCCCGCGCTGGAGAAGGCCCTCGGCAAGGGCGTCGTCGAAGCGCTCGCCCGGACCGCCCAGCTCTCCCGCGACGACGCCGACGCGCTCGACGCGTGGGCCGGCCAAGCCGAGTCCTCCGTACGGGACGCGGCCGGTCTGCTGGAGTGCGCCAAGCTCTACGCCCTGCCGCCCGCCGTGCGCCGCCGGATCCTGCGCCGTGCCGCGATCGAGGCGGGCGCCCCGGCCGGTTCCCTCTTCGCCCGGCACATCGAAGAGGTCGACCGGTTGATCACCGGATGGCGCGGCCAGGGGGTCATCAATCTCCCCGGCAAAGTCGTCGCCCAGCGCCAGGGTGGCAGACTGGTGATTCGGCAAGGCTGA
- the dacB gene encoding D-alanyl-D-alanine carboxypeptidase/D-alanyl-D-alanine endopeptidase, with protein sequence MVRVTDAVRPRLARAAGIVRPRLARVAATARPRVARVAKPQLARLTATGPNARSWQYGAGAATVGLALAAGVVTVAGPWDSTGQRTAERDRATALERTGGGDHGRTADSSRTSDTAAGAPRPAPSAASVLVGLGGGADVVVKSAPNALPTGAGVASVLTPLLADPVLGARHAAGVVDVATGRRLYGAGAGTGLTPASTTKIATAVAALSAMGGEHRLTTRTVLEPDTKELVLVGGGDPTLTARDDDGAGWAGLRTLAASTAAALKKRGLTHVTLSYDTTLYAGSEVHPIGPNGNLARVTALSADEGRPDDSTSGPVTRVPDPAADATRTFAAFLKADGITTTPPGPSKATTRAKSLASVSSPPLSVLVERMLTNSDNDIAEALARHTALATGVRADFAGGGAAVRARLKKLGLPTAGVRIMDGSGLDRQDRITANLLTALLVKAADPARPDLRPVLTGLPVAGFTGTLADRYADGAAGVVRAKTGTLTGVNALAGTVVDQDGRLLAFAFLAAGTTDPGAAQAALDRAATALAGCGCR encoded by the coding sequence GGGTCGCGAAGCCGCAGCTCGCGCGGCTCACCGCGACCGGTCCGAACGCCCGTTCCTGGCAGTACGGCGCGGGTGCGGCGACCGTCGGACTGGCGCTGGCCGCCGGCGTGGTGACCGTCGCCGGCCCCTGGGACTCCACCGGTCAGCGTACGGCCGAGCGGGACCGCGCGACCGCCCTCGAACGGACGGGTGGCGGAGATCACGGGCGTACGGCGGATTCGTCCCGTACGTCCGACACCGCGGCCGGAGCGCCCCGCCCCGCCCCCAGTGCCGCCTCCGTCCTGGTCGGCCTCGGCGGCGGCGCCGATGTCGTCGTCAAGTCGGCCCCGAACGCCCTGCCGACGGGCGCCGGCGTCGCGAGCGTCCTGACCCCCCTCCTGGCCGACCCGGTCCTCGGCGCCCGGCACGCCGCCGGGGTCGTCGACGTCGCCACCGGCCGGCGCCTGTACGGCGCGGGCGCGGGGACGGGCCTGACGCCGGCCTCCACCACGAAGATCGCCACCGCGGTCGCCGCGCTCTCCGCGATGGGCGGCGAGCACCGCCTCACCACCCGCACGGTGCTCGAACCCGACACCAAAGAGCTCGTCCTCGTCGGCGGCGGCGACCCCACCCTCACGGCCCGCGACGACGACGGCGCGGGCTGGGCCGGCCTGCGTACCCTCGCCGCGTCCACCGCCGCCGCCCTGAAGAAGCGCGGCCTCACCCACGTGACGCTGTCGTACGACACGACCCTGTACGCGGGCAGCGAAGTTCACCCCATCGGGCCCAACGGCAACCTCGCGCGCGTCACCGCCCTGTCCGCCGACGAGGGCCGCCCCGACGACTCCACCAGCGGTCCGGTCACACGCGTGCCCGACCCCGCGGCCGACGCGACCCGCACGTTCGCCGCGTTCCTGAAGGCCGACGGCATCACCACCACGCCCCCCGGACCCTCCAAGGCCACCACGCGCGCGAAGAGCCTCGCCTCGGTCTCCTCACCGCCGCTGTCGGTCCTGGTCGAGCGGATGCTGACCAACAGCGACAACGACATCGCCGAGGCCCTCGCCCGCCACACCGCCCTCGCGACCGGCGTCCGCGCCGACTTCGCGGGCGGCGGCGCCGCGGTCCGGGCCCGGTTGAAGAAGCTCGGGCTGCCGACGGCCGGCGTCCGCATCATGGACGGCAGCGGACTCGACCGCCAGGACCGGATCACGGCGAACCTGTTGACCGCCCTCCTGGTGAAGGCCGCCGACCCGGCCCGTCCCGACCTGCGCCCCGTCCTCACCGGCCTGCCCGTCGCCGGCTTCACCGGCACCCTCGCCGACCGGTACGCGGACGGCGCGGCCGGCGTCGTCCGCGCCAAGACCGGCACCCTGACCGGCGTCAACGCCCTCGCCGGCACGGTCGTCGACCAGGACGGACGGCTCCTCGCCTTCGCCTTCCTGGCCGCCGGCACCACCGACCCGGGAGCGGCGCAGGCGGCGCTGGACAGGGCTGCCACGGCGCTCGCGGGCTGCGGCTGCCGCTGA
- a CDS encoding zinc-dependent metalloprotease: MTSIGGAASAGMVDWNLAVATATRLVRPGPEVSRDEARAVVAELRRHAKASEAHVRGFTRMATEEIHDTPILVVDRPGWVRANVAGFREILKPLLDKMQERRGNSPGGAVLGAVGGKVTGVELGMLLSFLSSRVLGQYETFAPATRELPAGAGGGGRLLLVAPNIVHVERELDVDPHDFRLWVCLHEETHRTQFSAVPWLRDHLEGEIQSFLGETDVDPSTFLERVREAAQSLAGGRPEGEEDDGGRSLVELVQTPAQREILARLTAVMSLLEGHADFVMDGVGPEVVSTVAEIREKFQQRRAKGASRLDIALRRLLGLDAKLKQYRDGERFVRAVVDQVGMDGFNRVWTSPNTLPTKAEIGKPADWVARVHRKAES; encoded by the coding sequence ATGACGAGCATCGGTGGTGCTGCATCTGCGGGGATGGTCGACTGGAATCTGGCGGTGGCGACCGCGACCCGGCTCGTGCGGCCGGGCCCGGAAGTCAGCCGCGACGAGGCACGGGCCGTCGTCGCGGAACTGCGCCGGCACGCCAAGGCCTCGGAGGCGCACGTCCGGGGCTTCACCCGGATGGCCACCGAGGAGATCCACGACACTCCCATCCTCGTCGTCGACCGCCCCGGCTGGGTGCGGGCCAACGTCGCGGGCTTCCGGGAGATCCTCAAACCCCTCCTGGACAAGATGCAGGAACGACGCGGCAACAGCCCCGGCGGCGCGGTCCTCGGAGCCGTCGGCGGCAAGGTCACCGGCGTCGAACTCGGCATGCTGCTCTCGTTCCTGTCCTCCCGCGTCCTCGGCCAGTACGAGACCTTCGCCCCGGCCACCCGTGAACTCCCCGCCGGCGCGGGCGGCGGCGGCCGTCTCCTGCTCGTCGCGCCGAACATCGTCCACGTCGAACGCGAACTCGACGTCGACCCCCACGACTTCCGCCTCTGGGTGTGCCTCCACGAGGAGACGCACCGCACCCAGTTCTCCGCCGTGCCCTGGCTGCGCGACCATCTCGAGGGCGAGATCCAGTCGTTCCTGGGCGAGACCGACGTCGACCCGTCGACGTTCCTCGAGCGCGTCCGGGAAGCCGCCCAGTCCCTCGCCGGCGGCCGCCCCGAGGGCGAGGAGGACGACGGGGGCCGCTCCCTGGTCGAACTCGTGCAGACGCCCGCCCAGCGCGAGATCCTCGCCCGCCTCACCGCCGTGATGTCCCTCCTCGAGGGCCACGCCGACTTCGTCATGGACGGCGTCGGCCCCGAAGTCGTCTCGACCGTCGCCGAGATCCGGGAGAAGTTCCAGCAGCGCCGCGCCAAGGGCGCCTCCCGGCTCGACATCGCCCTGCGCAGGCTCCTCGGCCTCGACGCCAAGCTCAAGCAGTACCGGGACGGCGAACGCTTCGTGCGTGCCGTCGTCGACCAGGTCGGCATGGACGGCTTCAACCGCGTATGGACCTCCCCGAACACACTTCCGACCAAGGCCGAGATCGGCAAACCGGCGGACTGGGTGGCGAGGGTGCACCGCAAGGCCGAGTCGTGA
- the folB gene encoding dihydroneopterin aldolase — MDRVALRGLKARGYHGVFPKEREEGQTFLVDLVLGLDTRPAAADDDLAKTVHYGIVAEEAVAVVEGEPVDLVETLAERIAQVCLKHEVVQEVEVCVHKPDAPITVPFDDVTVTITRSRV, encoded by the coding sequence GTGGATCGTGTCGCGCTGCGCGGCCTGAAGGCCCGCGGGTACCACGGCGTGTTCCCCAAGGAACGCGAGGAGGGCCAGACCTTCCTCGTGGACCTCGTCCTGGGCCTGGACACCCGACCGGCCGCGGCCGACGACGACCTGGCGAAGACCGTGCACTACGGCATCGTGGCGGAGGAGGCCGTGGCCGTCGTCGAGGGCGAGCCCGTCGACCTCGTCGAGACGCTCGCCGAACGCATCGCCCAGGTCTGTCTGAAGCACGAGGTGGTCCAGGAGGTCGAGGTCTGCGTCCACAAACCGGACGCCCCGATCACCGTCCCCTTCGACGACGTGACCGTCACCATCACCCGGAGCCGAGTATGA
- a CDS encoding DUF3180 domain-containing protein, which produces MRELHIRVLAGVFVVAGVLSWAGARLWNSVGTLPSVPLAAPIVLAVIAVILLATAISLRSRLKAQRERRPEAKGVDPLMAARAVVFGQASALVAALVSGMYGGTGVFLLESLDIPARRDQAIYAGFSVLAGIAVIAAAIFLERVCKLPEDDDHENGAASAA; this is translated from the coding sequence GTGAGAGAGCTGCACATCAGGGTGCTGGCAGGCGTGTTCGTCGTGGCCGGCGTCCTGTCCTGGGCGGGCGCCCGCCTCTGGAACTCGGTCGGAACCCTGCCCAGCGTCCCGCTGGCCGCGCCCATCGTGCTCGCCGTGATCGCGGTGATCCTGCTCGCCACGGCGATCTCGCTGCGCTCGCGCCTCAAGGCCCAGCGCGAGCGCCGCCCCGAGGCGAAGGGCGTCGACCCGCTGATGGCGGCCCGCGCGGTCGTCTTCGGCCAGGCCAGCGCCCTCGTGGCCGCGCTCGTCTCCGGCATGTACGGAGGCACGGGCGTCTTCCTCCTGGAGTCCCTGGACATCCCCGCCCGCCGCGACCAGGCCATCTACGCCGGCTTCTCGGTCCTGGCGGGCATCGCCGTCATAGCGGCGGCCATCTTCCTGGAACGCGTCTGCAAGCTCCCGGAGGACGACGACCACGAGAACGGCGCGGCCTCGGCGGCGTGA
- the hpt gene encoding hypoxanthine phosphoribosyltransferase → MRVDAKDMGTDLKEVLITKEEIDAKLAELAAKIDAEYAGKDLLIVGVLKGAVMVMADLARALSTPVTMDWMAVSSYGAGTQSSGVVRILKDLDTDIKGKHVLIVEDIIDSGLTLSWLLSNLGSREPASLKVCTLLRKPEAAKVAIDVEWVGFDIPNEFVVGYGLDYAEKYRNLPFVGTLAPHVYGG, encoded by the coding sequence ATGCGGGTGGACGCGAAAGACATGGGCACCGACCTCAAAGAGGTGCTCATCACCAAGGAAGAGATCGACGCGAAGCTGGCCGAACTGGCCGCGAAGATCGACGCGGAGTACGCGGGCAAGGACCTGCTCATCGTCGGTGTCCTCAAGGGCGCGGTGATGGTCATGGCCGACCTCGCCCGAGCCCTGTCCACCCCCGTCACCATGGACTGGATGGCCGTGTCGTCCTACGGGGCGGGCACCCAGTCCTCCGGTGTGGTGCGGATCCTCAAGGACCTCGACACCGACATCAAGGGCAAGCACGTCCTCATCGTCGAGGACATCATCGACTCCGGCCTGACCCTGTCCTGGCTGCTCTCCAACCTCGGCTCGCGCGAGCCCGCCTCCCTCAAGGTGTGCACGCTGCTGCGCAAGCCCGAGGCCGCCAAGGTGGCCATCGACGTCGAGTGGGTCGGCTTCGACATCCCGAACGAGTTCGTCGTCGGCTACGGCCTCGACTACGCCGAGAAGTACCGGAACCTCCCGTTCGTCGGTACGCTCGCGCCCCACGTCTACGGCGGCTGA